In Deltaproteobacteria bacterium, a single window of DNA contains:
- a CDS encoding (2Fe-2S)-binding protein, which translates to MIVCSCKAVTDTRIRDEVRAGARTPQEVAARLGAGTDCGSCRNLLALIVKQAQSQEPSAQVDASAPLSWRHLRDALAGA; encoded by the coding sequence ATGATCGTCTGCAGCTGCAAGGCCGTGACCGACACCCGGATCCGCGACGAGGTGCGCGCGGGCGCCCGCACGCCCCAGGAGGTGGCGGCCCGCCTCGGAGCCGGCACCGACTGCGGCTCCTGCCGCAACCTCCTTGCCCTCATCGTGAAGCAGGCGCAGTCTCAGGAGCCCTCCGCCCAGGTCGATGCGTCGGCGCCCCTCTCCTGGCGCCACCTGCGCGACGCGCTGGCGGGGGCCTGA
- the bfr gene encoding bacterioferritin, which yields MKAADPKIIEILNDVLTAELTAINQYFVHAEMCGNWGYKKLHDAIKKQAIDEMKHAEQLIERILYVEGHPNVQRLGNVQIGQSVHEQLKVDHALEVHAVPRLAEGIAFCNSVSDHGTRILLEGILASEEEHIDWLEAQLDLVEQVGIQNYMAAQISDE from the coding sequence ATGAAGGCTGCCGACCCCAAGATCATCGAGATCCTCAACGACGTTCTCACCGCGGAGCTCACCGCGATCAACCAGTACTTCGTCCACGCCGAGATGTGCGGCAACTGGGGCTACAAGAAGCTCCACGACGCCATCAAGAAGCAGGCGATCGACGAGATGAAGCACGCCGAGCAGCTCATCGAGCGCATCCTCTACGTCGAGGGGCACCCCAACGTGCAGCGCCTCGGCAACGTGCAGATCGGCCAGTCGGTCCACGAGCAGCTCAAGGTCGACCACGCGCTCGAGGTCCACGCCGTCCCGCGCCTCGCCGAGGGCATCGCCTTCTGCAACTCGGTCAGCGACCACGGCACCCGGATCCTGCTCGAGGGCATCCTCGCCTCCGAGGAGGAGCACATCGACTGGCTCGAGGCGCAGCTCGATCTCGTCGAGCAGGTGGGCATCCAGAACTACATGGCCGCCCAGATCTCCGACGAATAG